A window of Helicobacter pylori genomic DNA:
TAAATCAATATCTATGCCTTCAACGCTCTTGCAAGCATCAACTATCTTATCCCAAGTGGCTATAAAGTCCTTACGCCTTTCATCATCTTGCTTGATTTCTTGCATCAAACTGGATTTTAAAATATCAATAGGGCTTAAGGGCTGGCCCCTATCGTTTAGCACCTGAAAGATTTGCATCGCGCTGTCTTGCTCAAAACAAATAATCCTAGTCAAAACAATGTGATCATAAAACCACATCACAAAATCATCAATATTGCTTATTGCGCCATTTTCCATGCTCTCATCCAACAACTCCTTAAAATAGTAGGCGTTACGCAAATAAGTGTTTTCTTCAAATTTCTTATTCAACTCGCTCTTTTTAATATTGTCTTCAAACTCTAAACTCTTTAGCACCGTGTTTTCAAAAATGCTATTGTAATTTTGAGCGGTTAAGAACTTCAGACGCTCTTTTTCTTTATCGTATTTATCATAGATACTCCCTTCAATAAAATCTTTAGATTTTTGCCCTAACCTGTGTTTATAAAGCTTTAAAATCGTGCAAGCCAAGATAATAAAACTTGTTAGCCGCTGTTGGCCATCCACAACATCCCATCTTTTATCTTTTGGATTTTCAGCAATCACAATAGAGCCGCAAAAATACTCATCTTCTCTATTGTTGGTATAGCTGCCCACTAAATCATCAATCAAAGCCCCTAAATGATCCTTATCCCATACATAAGGGCGTTGGTAATCGGGAACTTGGTAAAAATATTCAGCATCCACTAAAATTTGATAGAGTTTTTTTAACTCCACTTCTACTTTTGCCATCGTTTTTCTCCTTGCAATTTAACTCTGTAAGCCCCACTGATAAAAATGGGGCTTATTGAATTAAATTTTCTAAAAAGGTCGTGTTGGTTAAAAAAGGGGTGGATAATAAAAAGTAGGGGATTTTTAGGTAGATTTTTATAAAAACTATGATAGCGTTGCTTGAACGCTTGAACGCTTGAACGCTTGAACGCTTAGTGCCATTTCTACCCCTTTTAAAAAGTTATTATATCCAGTTATTACTAATAAAAAACCTTTTAGCTCTTGCTAAAATCAACACACCCCACACCAATCACTTAGAAGAGTCTTGATTTTTAATAGCAATATCTAATTTATTGAAAGGGATTTCAATATGGTTAGCGTCTAGGGCGTTTTTGATGCGTTCAATCAGTTCGCTTCGCACATTAAAGATCCCGTCTTCAATCTTTGCCCAAACCCTAATAGTGAAATTCAATGAACTTTGTCCAAAATCCGTGATTCCAATAAAAGTGGGCATGTTTTTATCAATTTTTTCCATTGCGTCAATGACCTCTTTTATAGTTTTATGCACCAATTCAATATCGCTCCCATACCCTACCCCACAAACCCATTCAATGCGCCGACACGCCGTATTATTGCTATTGATAATATTAGAGTTAGCGACGCTTCTATTGGGTAAAACCGCCAAGCGCCCGTCATGCAAGCGTAAAGAAGTGTTAAAAAAATTGAGCGATTCTACTTTGCCCTCTAAGCCAGAGATTTCAATGATGTCTCCCTTTTTGAAAGGGTGCAAAATAATAAGAATTATCCCTCCTGCAATGCTTGAAAGGTAATCTTTTAAAGCCAACGCCACCGCAATCCCCACCGTTCCTAAAACGGTGATAATGGAGGTGGTTTGCACGCCTAAAGTGCTGAGTGCAATGATTGTAGTGATGATAAGGATTAAAATAAAAGTAACTTGCGCGATAAAATCCGACAAAATTTCATCTTTTTTGGATAAAAGTTTCATGATTTTTTTGCGCAAGAAAAACGAAAGGTAAAAACCTATACAAAAAACAACGACCGCCTTGATTAAGATTATTCCAAAATGCTTTGCTTGTGGAAAAAGATCCACTAAGAGCGTTTTAATTTCATCCATAAACTTTCCTTGCAAAAATCGCTAAAAGCGATGGGATAATTTATTTTATATATGGGCTAATTTTAGCATGTTTAAAACTAACCTTACTATCACCACTCAAACGCCAAACCCTGCGTTAGCGACAAATGGAGTGGCTTTAAGGGGTTTGGGTTTGTAAGTGTTACCTAGAACACTGTCTAATGAAAAAGGGTTTTGAGTGTTGAACCTAGAGATTATTTTACACATACCCCCTGCTTGACTACCGCTTACTATATGGCAATGGTTTTTCCCTAGCTTGGCTTTAATGGATTTTATCGTTGCGTTATCAACAGACACTGCTCTGTAAGATTTTCTCATAAAGGGCAATGGTGTATTTAAAAGTCTCTGAGTAATTCTTTAAAAATTTATGGGAGTTAGGGCTTTCTCAATTTTAGTCAATATTGATGTGGTTAGCAAAGAATAAAAGAGAGCGTGGAACTTCTTTTAAAAAATGCCAGTATTTGATAGATTAAATGAAAATCTTATTTATGGCGATGGTTGGAAGTCTTATGATGGATTAGTAGATCATGGAGCAAAAACACACTATAGAGTCAAACGCTCAAAAAATGAGTTTGTAGAAGGAAAAACCATTCCAATAATATTGAGAGTTTTTGGGCTTTTTCAAAGGATCGTTTGAGTGAATTTAAAGGGATAAAAAGAGAGCGTTTTTTGCTCCATTAAAAAGAGTGTGGGTTTAGATATAAGAAAAACTTGTAATAAGTAAAAAAACTCAATATACTAAGCGATAAAAAACACCAACCCCCAAAACAACCCAACAACAATCCCCCAACAACCCAATCCAAGCCCAAAAAAAGTTAAAACAAGAGAAATAAAAACACCATTAAAACAATCATTCAGACATTAAAAACCCAACAACCCATCGCTACTAAAACAAAGCATACAAACAAATAAATTAAATACATTAAGACATTAAAACCAAGCCAAAAAACAGAACAACGCTATCATAGTTTTTATAAAAATCTACTTAAAAATCCCCTACTTTTTATTATCCACCCCTTTTTTAACCAACACGACCTTTTTAGAAAATTTAATTCAATAAGCCCCATTTTTATCAGTGGGGCTTACAGAGTTAAATTCAAAGGAGAAAAACGATGACTCAGTTAGAAGATTTAAAAGCGCATGAAAAATACAATTTGTTGTTGTGCATGGTTTCAGGCGCTTATAAAGGGACTATTCCAGGAAATGAGGATTTTAAAGAGTTGTGCGATGAATGCACTTTGGATTATTTTCGCCCACGACGAGGCGAAGCGGCTCAGCACAAGCATTTTGAACTCATGCGTAAGGCGGATTATGTGATTGGCATTGTGAATGAGGATTCAACCACTAGAGGAGCTGAAGTCCAACGGAGCGTTTTTGCCCTAAAGATTGATCATGACACTATCGGGACTGATGAAGAAGGAGCGTTAAAGGTTGAGGGCGTTTGCGCTCAAAAAGGGAGCCAAGAATACGAAGAATTAGTCAATAAAAACACTTGGCATTTCACGCGCAGCACAAGACTTGGACAACCCAAATTGATTGAGCGAAAAAATTAAAAAGGTTATGGGTTTTTAACCCATAATCTATAAAACTCATAAACCTAATAATAAGAAAGGATTTTAATGGAATTGTTGGATTTAGACGGAGTGATTGAAAAAGGCGTGTTTGAAATCCCTAGCTATCAAAGGGGGTATGCATGGCAGATAAGGCAATTAAAGGATTTTTGGAATGATTTAGAGCATGTCTCTAAGCTAGAAAACAAATTCCATTACATGCATAGCCTAACCTTAAGGGAGCTTGAGAATGATTTTGGAGATAGCGCTTTTGAAATCATAGACGGCCAGCAGCGATTGGCTACAAGCTTGATTTTACTAGGCCTTTTAGCCAAGATCACTAAACATAAAGACCCAAAGTATGATTCAATGAACCTTGAACCCGTTCTGTCCTATAAGTATTATGGTTTGAGTGAAGCTTTTAGGGCGATCACTGAAGAAGAAAAAAACTTAAAAAAGTTTCAAACTTCTTTTTACGCTAAAAATTTGATTGACGCTTATGCGTTTTTTAAAGAAAAAATCACTCATGCCCCCATTGAAACGCTTGAAAAAATGCTTGACGCTCTCACTAAGAAAATGCTTTTTAGCGTGGTGGAATTGAATGACAACCGGATCGATCCATTCAGCTCTTTTGAAACGATTAACAATCGTGGTAAAGATCTATCCACTTTGGAATTGTTAAAAAACCGCTTGCATTTTGTAGCGCACAAGATTTGTGATGGAAAAGAATTAGAAAACCTTCAAGAAAATATCAACGACAACTACACTTTCATTTATTACGATTTGAGATCGTTTGAAGACGATGATTTGGAAAGGTTTTTAAAGCATTTTGTGGCGTATTACTATGGCGAAAATGGCAGCAAGTTTAAAGAGAGGCTATTGGAAATGGAGTTTAACGCCCACAGAAAATACGATGACGCAAACCTGGATGATGAATATAAAAAAATAGACGATTTGTTATTTTATCTTTCTTGTTCTTCTAAAGCGTGGAATTTCTTGCACACGCTTGATGAAAAGGCTATGACCCTTATTTTTAGCGATCACAAAAAGCTTGAGATTGAAATCACTCCTAAAATGCGTGTTTTGTTAGAAAAAATGCGGCGCTTAAACGCTTTGAGCGATAATGCATTCATGCCTTTATTACTCTCTCTTTTTACGATACAGTGTGTTGGGAAAAATGGTGGCAAACAACCTTATGCCACTAAGGAATTAGAGGAATTATTAGAATATTTAGAGCGTTTCGGGTTTTTAGTCTATGGGGTTGCTGGTAGGGATACGGCTAAAAACGAATTGATCAAACCGGCTTTTCAAGCGATAAGATCGTATGAAGAGGGGGAAGAAAATCTAACGATTGAAGAGCTTCCTAAGCTAGAAAAGCATTTCTTCAACAAACAAAACCATAGCGGTTTAGAATTTCTTGAAGAGAATATCCATTCTAAAAGGAAACCTAAAAAATGGTATGAATGGGGCAAGGCGTTGAATTACTTGCTTTATGAATACGAATTGCACCACAACCCTCAAACGACTCTGAATTTTGATGGCAGTATAGAGAGCATTGAACATATCTTGCCCCAAAAACCCGATCAAGGCTATAACGATAAAGAAAAAAATTGGGCTAAAAATCCCCATGTCGTGCATGCTTTGGGGAATTTGCTCTTAATCCCTAAAAACGCTAACAGCTCTTTAAGCAACAAGCCTTTTGATGAAAAAAGAAAAGAGTATATGAAAGGCTCTTATAGCGAAAAGGAAGTAGCTAAACACGCTTCTTTTGGGCTTATAGAGATTAAAGAAAGGAGCGAAAAATTATTAGACTTTTTAATCGCACATTACAACATCACTGAATTAGTGGGTGAAAGCGAGATTAAAGCTTTTAAAAACAATCTTTTGAAAGAGATTCAATGAAATAGTCAAAAAGAGCGCTTCTTTATTGGGCGCTATTTTTCGCTTTAACCCATCGCAAGGAGGAAAAAGCCATGCTAAAGAAATAAACAACCTTAAATAGGGCGATCGAAACGGATTTTTAAAGCAAAATAAAATTTTATTTCAAGGAGTATTTTATGGGTTTTCAAAATGAAAATAAATTAAAAGTAGGGGCGTCAGTCAAAGCCACGATCAACGACAAAGTGGTGGAAGCTAAAGTCATTGGTGTTGGGTTTAATCGTGTAACTTTGCAAAGCGAAAAAGGTCAAACCGCCACATACGCTTTCAATAGCGATAAGTTCTTAAAATGGTTCAATAAAGTTCCCTTAACAGAGGCGCTTAAAACTAACGCTGAAAATAAGCAAGATGATGCCGATGATTTGTTGAAAGGGATTAAAATCGTAACTAGCGGACCTTCTGTGAAACAAAGGACTGCTACTCCTAAAGAAAAAGAGGATAAGTATAAACTCTCTTTTGGATTTAAAGAAAAAAGTGAGACTAGCTTCTCGGTTGTCGCTAAAGATTATTTTATGAGTGAGAGAAAAAGTAGGCTCGGTGCTTTAATCACTCCCATGTTTTATGGGGGTAAAGGTAATCAAGCGTCCGCTATCATTCTTACTGCTTTATCTTGTGCTAAAGATTTGAATAAGCATAGCGATGCGGAGTGGTATAATATGATTAAAAGTCGTAACCTTGAAAATTGTTATTACGACACTTTTGATAATATGGATTTAAGCGGTCTTACTCTTTTCTGCCAATTGATAGAATTGTATTCTAAAGGCGAGGAGAGGTCTCAAGACTTGAATGGTGTTTGGGCGGAGATGTTACCTACTAACGAGGAGGAGGCTTTGTTTATAGCGCAACTCTTATGCGATGGCGGTATTAATAAGTATAATCTCTCATGTGCGGGTCTTGGCGATAATTTGTTAAAAGACATTATCCCTAACATTGGATTGATGACCGCTGGTGAGATTGATGAGATTTTAGAAAACGAGGAGGCTGAAAATTCTCAAAACTAACCTAACCGCCCCTAACCGCTCCCTATTCTTTGGGGGCGGTTTTTTTTGTCTCATTCTTTAAATCTCTTTTCTTGTATCGTTATTTTTGATTTATAGCGTTTTTTAATCAGTAGGTAAGGTTTTCTATTGATTAGCGTTTTTTAATCGTTATTTTTGATTTATAGCGTTTTTTAATCGTTATTTTAGCTTATAAGCGTTTTTAATCGTTAGGTAATGGTTTCTATTGATTAGCGAAGTAAAGTCGTTTAAATCAAAAAATAAGCAAGGGGGTGGGGTCTCCTTTTTTAATCTCTCTTTTTTAATCTCTCTTTTTTAATCTCTCTTTTTTAATCTCTCTTTTTTAATCTCTCTTTTTTAATCTCTTATTTTTCTCTTTTCAACTGCCCTTTATGCTGTCCATTTAATTTGTGTATAATCATAAGAAATTTAAGCAAAGGTAATGCCATGCTGATAAACGCTGTCATAGAAAAAGATGAGAATGGGTATTTTGCTTTTGTCCTTATTCTAAAAGGCTGTATATCGCAAAGGAAAAGTTTAAAGAAGCCATAGAGCTTTATTTGGAAGCTTTAGAAGCCGATGAGTTAGCTTTTCTAGACAGAAAGGCAGCCATAGAATTTATGTGAAAGATAAAATCAGGCAGGTTTTGCCTTTTCATTCTGGCGCAATCTTGCACCCTAAAATAGTGAAAGAAATCATGGAAAATGCCCTTAAACGAACTCTCCAAGAAGTCTTAAAAATCTTAAATAATATAAAACCCAATAAAAGCGTTTTGAGTGGGTTTGTGCGTTTAAGAAATCGTGCGCAAATACCCGTTTTCACTCAGCATGACATACAAGCGCCCCATGATTTCTTTCTTTTCTTCCATGTCTAAATTGTTGTTGTCTTCAATTTTTTGTTTTAAAAGGCGTTCAATCTCTTTGGTGTCATAGTCTAAATCGTCTAGCACATCTAAAATCGTTTGGGCTTCGCAAATGTCTTCCACTTCATAATCGCCTTTTTCATCAAAAACCACGCTCAATTCCGTAGGGTGCGTGAATAAATTGTGTTTCATGCCCAAAACTTCTTGATACGCTCCCACTAAAAAGAACGCCAAAAAGTATTCTTCCTCATCTACATCTATGTCATGCAAAAACAAGGGTTTGGTGGAGTCAAAAGCGATTTCCCCATCGCTATCGCAAGTAATATCCCACAAGCTCGCGCTCCTGGTGGGCTTTTCATCTAATTTGTTCAAGGGCATGACCGGGAAACTCTGCCTCAAACCCCAATAATCCGGCAAGCTTTGGAAAAACGAACAATTCAATAAATAGCGCTCTTGGACTTGCTCTTGAATGCGTAAAATATCATTGTGATCTTTAAAATAAAGCAATTGCACCGCTTTTTTCACGATCAAATGGGCTAAAACTTCGGTATTGCTCCTGTCAATCAAATCAATATAGCCCAAATCAAAAAGCGTGAATAACGACTCGGTGTGATCAAAGCTATCATGCAAGTATTCAATGGCGTTTTTTTCGTTGATATTGGCGAGCAAGTCTAACATTTCATCAATCAAGGGGGGGTTATTGCTTTCTTTGATTTTTAGGGATTTTTCATTGTATTCATGCGAAAACAATTCTAAAACCGGGGCCACTAAAACGGCGTGGTTAGCCGAAATATAACGGCCTGATTCAATGAAAATATCCGGCTCTATTTCTTGCTTATTTTTCACAATTTCCCTTAGTAAAAACACCACATCAGCGCTAAATTCCTCTAAAGTGTAGTTTTTATCTTGATGGTGCTTGTGTTGGGTGTATTCTACGGCTAACCCCCCTCCAATATTCACGCTATTAAGGTTTTTAGCGCCCATTTTACGCAACTCTGCATACAAGTTACCCGCCTCTCTTAAAGCCTTTTTTAAGGGCGAAATGTCGCTGATTTGAGAGCCTATGTGGAAATGGATCATGTGGAAATGCTCTAACAAATCATTTTCTTCTAAAAGGCGCATCGCTTCTAACACTTCTGTACTGCTAAGCCCAAATTTAGAATTGATCCCCCCGCTCTTTGCCCAAACGCCAGTACCGGTGCTGTGCAAACGGATGCGAATGCCAATTTTAGGGCAGGCTAAAAACTCGTTTTGTTTAGCCACGGCGATAATGGTTTTTAGTTCATTCAAGCCTTCAATCGTTAAAGTGATCTCATGCTGCATGCTTTTAGCGATAAAGCCAAGCTCAATCATTTCTTTGTCTTTAAAGCCATTCACGGTAATGGGGGCTTTAGGGTTAGTATAACTCATCGCAATGATGAGTTCGGATTTACTCCCGGCTTCTAAGCCATAGTTTAAACCTTTAGCCCCTTGCACTAAAGGCAAAACAAACGAGGGCATTTGATTGACCTTTAAAGGGAAAACCGCCTTAAAGGCCCCGCTGTATTGATACTCTTTAATCGCCAAAGAAAACGCATCAAACAAGCTTTTGATTTGTTTTTGCACCAAATGGGGGAAGCGCACCAATAAAGGCCCTCTATAGCCCTTATCGCGCACGCTTTGAACGATTTCTAAAAGTGCAGGGTTTTTGCCATGACAAACCTTGACTAGCCCTTTTTCTATCTTAAATTCGTTATTGCTCCAAAATTCAATCCCATAATCATGGACTTCTTGCATCTTTTATCCTTTTATCACGCTAGAGTTTTAAAGAGGTTGGGGTTGTTTTTAAAATCTCTGATCGCTTCTTCATAAACTTTTTCAATTTGAATGACTGAATTTTCTAAAGTGTAGTTTAAAGCGCTTTTAGCGTATTCGTTTTGCATTGTTTCTCTTTCAAGCTTGTTTTCTAGCCACCAGTCTATTTTAGCGCTCAAATCTTTAGCGTTGTTAGGCTCAAATAACGATCGCTCATCTAGCGCAAATTGCCTGGTCGCGCTTAAAGGGCTATTAGCAATAACAGGCACAATCCCCACGCTAATAGCCTCTAAACATGCAATCGCTTCGCTTTCCACATTGGCGGTATGCACATAAAGGGTGCAAGTTTTTAAAATCTCTAATAACTCATTAGAATTGACAAACCCAAATTCCGTTTTTACGCCTAATCTTTGGGCTAGGAGTTTGATTTTTTTCTCATCAGGCCCTTTGCCTTTGAGTAACAATACAATATCTTGTTTGTATCGGCTTAAAGCGATCGCTTTGATTAAAACGCTTTGATTTTTTTCACTAGAATAGCGCCCTACCATAGCGATTTTAAAGGGTGTGGTGTCAAAAAGGCTTTTTTGCGGGTGTTCGCATTTAAACATGGGATCAAAGCCGTTAGAGATAGCGTATTTTTTCCCTCCATAATTGTATCTTTCTAATTCTTCTACAATGAATTTTGAGGGGCAATGGATGTGGTGGATATAGCGGTAATGCGAAGACTTAAACCACGAAAAAAGCGTTTTATTGATCCAAGAAAATTGCCCTAATTTCATGTTATAAGAAATATGCTCTGGCTGCAAATGGAAAGAGCCAATGTAAGGCACTTGCATTTCTCGCGCGATTTTTACGGCTGTTTTTTCTAACAAAAAAGGCAAATAAGTGTGGATCATATCCGCTCCTTTAAAAGCCTTTCTTAGAATTTTTTCATCCGGTTTGGCAAAAAGAATGTGCTGTCTGTGTGAAACTTCTGTAACTAAAGGAATGTAGCGCTCTTTAAGGTTGTAATACCCCTCTTCTTCACTCCCTAAATTATCCACATGAGGGGCGACCACTCTCATTGCATGCCCTCTTTTTTTCAACGCTTCAAAAAAACGAAACGCTGTCATAGAAGTGCCATTACTGGTATCTTTAAAGCTGTCCACAACTAACACAATAACCATTCAACTACTCTTCTTTAAAATTAAATTTAAAAGGCTTTTTATCAAACACCACCACTTCTATCATTCCCTCTAAAACCTGAATGTCTAACACAAACGCCTCTATTCTTATTTCCGCTTTTTTCACGCCATCTTGAACCACTTGCGCTTTAATGAGCGCTTCTTGATTCAATTCTAGGGGGGCATAAAAATTGATGTTATTAGAAACCACCACGCTGTATTTTTTATTCAATGCGCACAAGGCCGCATAATTGCATGCAGTTAGCACAAAGCCGGCATGCACAAAATTTTCTTCATACACCATGCTTTCATTACCTTTAAAACGCACATGGGCTATATCTTTTTCTAAAACAATCAATTCCCCACTCACGCTTGAATGGAAATTCTTACAAGTTTGTAAAGAGTCATAATCCACATGAGCGATTATTTCTTGCATGATCTTAATCCTTTATTTAACGCTTGTTTGATAATTTAAGCATTTTAAAATACCCCCTCAAAGGAGCGTCATACCCCTCTAAAGTTTTAGAATGATCTGTTTTATCCAAAAAATCTTCCAAACTTTGCCCCAAAATAAAATCCGTTTTACGCTGTTCTTTAGGCGTGGTCTTTAAAACGCTAATGATCTCAAAACCTCCAAACCCTACCCTTTCGCACCACCCTTTTAGTGCGCTAATACTAGGGATAAAATAAACATTTTTCATTTTAGCATAAGTTTTTTTAGGGCAAAGGGCAATGTCTAGGGGTGAGTCAATAATGAGCGTGTCTAGCACCAACTCCCCCCCTATTTTTAAAGCATGATACAAGGCTTTTAAAGTTTCTAGCGGGCTTTTTCTGTGGTATAGCACCCCTAAACAAAAAATCACATCAAAAGCGTTAGGGTATTTTTCAGGCAAATCCTCTACCCCTAAAGACTCATAAACGATCTTTTTTTCTTTATCAAAAAAGGGGGCTAAAAATTCAAATTGTTTTTTGACTAAAACGCCCGGATCAAACCCCACCAAACTTTTAGGCTCAAACTCTAGCATCTTAAACAAATAATAGCCATTATTGCAACCCACATCAGCGACGATTTTGTCTTTTAAAACAGCGGCGTTTTTAACTAAATCCCATTTAATAGAGCTATCCCACTCGCTCTCAATCTTAATTTTAGAAATTTCAAAAGGGCCTTTGCGCCATGGCCTTAACGCCATGATTTCTTCTAAAAGGGTTTTTTGATTGAGATTCTCGTTACAAATGAGCATGATTTACCATAGCGTGGGGGTTTTTTTAAAAAGAGGGGGGTTTAGAAGGGATTCTAAATGATGGGAGCTAATCCCATGAATAAAAGCGAAATTAAACGCTAAATTTTTTAATTGCTCTTTCAAATTGTTTTGAGTGGTGTAAAAATAATTGTTGGCTTTTTCAAAAAAAACCACGCTGTTTTTACGATAAAACACGACAATTTTCCCCCACGATAAAGTTTCAAGGGCTTTTTGAAGCAGCCTTTCAAACAATTCTTTTGAACCCTCAGCGACAACCACCCTTGCTGTTGTCCCATAAGGAGCGATTTCTAAATTTTTATTCACAAAAAAGGGTTTGCAATGATCTAAAGAATATTCTTTTTTAGCTAAAAGATTCAAGTCAAATTCAATTTTTAATTTCTCGCACAATTGGATCACCCTTTTTAAAGGCTCTAAAAAGATGCAT
This region includes:
- a CDS encoding DUF262 domain-containing protein — translated: MELLDLDGVIEKGVFEIPSYQRGYAWQIRQLKDFWNDLEHVSKLENKFHYMHSLTLRELENDFGDSAFEIIDGQQRLATSLILLGLLAKITKHKDPKYDSMNLEPVLSYKYYGLSEAFRAITEEEKNLKKFQTSFYAKNLIDAYAFFKEKITHAPIETLEKMLDALTKKMLFSVVELNDNRIDPFSSFETINNRGKDLSTLELLKNRLHFVAHKICDGKELENLQENINDNYTFIYYDLRSFEDDDLERFLKHFVAYYYGENGSKFKERLLEMEFNAHRKYDDANLDDEYKKIDDLLFYLSCSSKAWNFLHTLDEKAMTLIFSDHKKLEIEITPKMRVLLEKMRRLNALSDNAFMPLLLSLFTIQCVGKNGGKQPYATKELEELLEYLERFGFLVYGVAGRDTAKNELIKPAFQAIRSYEEGEENLTIEELPKLEKHFFNKQNHSGLEFLEENIHSKRKPKKWYEWGKALNYLLYEYELHHNPQTTLNFDGSIESIEHILPQKPDQGYNDKEKNWAKNPHVVHALGNLLLIPKNANSSLSNKPFDEKRKEYMKGSYSEKEVAKHASFGLIEIKERSEKLLDFLIAHYNITELVGESEIKAFKNNLLKEIQ
- a CDS encoding hotdog domain-containing protein; protein product: MQEIIAHVDYDSLQTCKNFHSSVSGELIVLEKDIAHVRFKGNESMVYEENFVHAGFVLTACNYAALCALNKKYSVVVSNNINFYAPLELNQEALIKAQVVQDGVKKAEIRIEAFVLDIQVLEGMIEVVVFDKKPFKFNFKEE
- the cmoB gene encoding tRNA 5-methoxyuridine(34)/uridine 5-oxyacetic acid(34) synthase CmoB gives rise to the protein MLICNENLNQKTLLEEIMALRPWRKGPFEISKIKIESEWDSSIKWDLVKNAAVLKDKIVADVGCNNGYYLFKMLEFEPKSLVGFDPGVLVKKQFEFLAPFFDKEKKIVYESLGVEDLPEKYPNAFDVIFCLGVLYHRKSPLETLKALYHALKIGGELVLDTLIIDSPLDIALCPKKTYAKMKNVYFIPSISALKGWCERVGFGGFEIISVLKTTPKEQRKTDFILGQSLEDFLDKTDHSKTLEGYDAPLRGYFKMLKLSNKR
- the speA gene encoding arginine decarboxylase, which translates into the protein MQEVHDYGIEFWSNNEFKIEKGLVKVCHGKNPALLEIVQSVRDKGYRGPLLVRFPHLVQKQIKSLFDAFSLAIKEYQYSGAFKAVFPLKVNQMPSFVLPLVQGAKGLNYGLEAGSKSELIIAMSYTNPKAPITVNGFKDKEMIELGFIAKSMQHEITLTIEGLNELKTIIAVAKQNEFLACPKIGIRIRLHSTGTGVWAKSGGINSKFGLSSTEVLEAMRLLEENDLLEHFHMIHFHIGSQISDISPLKKALREAGNLYAELRKMGAKNLNSVNIGGGLAVEYTQHKHHQDKNYTLEEFSADVVFLLREIVKNKQEIEPDIFIESGRYISANHAVLVAPVLELFSHEYNEKSLKIKESNNPPLIDEMLDLLANINEKNAIEYLHDSFDHTESLFTLFDLGYIDLIDRSNTEVLAHLIVKKAVQLLYFKDHNDILRIQEQVQERYLLNCSFFQSLPDYWGLRQSFPVMPLNKLDEKPTRSASLWDITCDSDGEIAFDSTKPLFLHDIDVDEEEYFLAFFLVGAYQEVLGMKHNLFTHPTELSVVFDEKGDYEVEDICEAQTILDVLDDLDYDTKEIERLLKQKIEDNNNLDMEEKKEIMGRLYVMLSENGYLRTIS
- the mscS gene encoding small-conductance mechanosensitive channel MscS, with the translated sequence MDEIKTLLVDLFPQAKHFGIILIKAVVVFCIGFYLSFFLRKKIMKLLSKKDEILSDFIAQVTFILILIITTIIALSTLGVQTTSIITVLGTVGIAVALALKDYLSSIAGGIILIILHPFKKGDIIEISGLEGKVESLNFFNTSLRLHDGRLAVLPNRSVANSNIINSNNTACRRIEWVCGVGYGSDIELVHKTIKEVIDAMEKIDKNMPTFIGITDFGQSSLNFTIRVWAKIEDGIFNVRSELIERIKNALDANHIEIPFNKLDIAIKNQDSSK
- a CDS encoding glycosyltransferase family 4 protein — translated: MVIVLVVDSFKDTSNGTSMTAFRFFEALKKRGHAMRVVAPHVDNLGSEEEGYYNLKERYIPLVTEVSHRQHILFAKPDEKILRKAFKGADMIHTYLPFLLEKTAVKIAREMQVPYIGSFHLQPEHISYNMKLGQFSWINKTLFSWFKSSHYRYIHHIHCPSKFIVEELERYNYGGKKYAISNGFDPMFKCEHPQKSLFDTTPFKIAMVGRYSSEKNQSVLIKAIALSRYKQDIVLLLKGKGPDEKKIKLLAQRLGVKTEFGFVNSNELLEILKTCTLYVHTANVESEAIACLEAISVGIVPVIANSPLSATRQFALDERSLFEPNNAKDLSAKIDWWLENKLERETMQNEYAKSALNYTLENSVIQIEKVYEEAIRDFKNNPNLFKTLA